A section of the Bryobacteraceae bacterium genome encodes:
- a CDS encoding cation transporter gives MAVSGALALAKIIIGYLAGSASVIADGIESAGDVLASGIVLLGLTVAARPPDRNHPYGHGRFETLTGLVTGLGLAAVGAGIIWKSLQSIDLRHAPPAVWALWPVALSVLVKSVLAAFKLRVGRRIRSSALVADAWNDSVDILSGSVALAAVALTLYDPQRFLAADHYGGAVIGCIVILLGLRVVYETSLTLMDTMPSDEMMASIRAAAMKVPGALDVEKCYARKTGLRYHVDLHLEVDPELTVRRGHAIAEEVRNRVKNELAWVEDVLVHVEPYGERAFHGES, from the coding sequence ATGGCCGTCAGCGGCGCGCTGGCGCTGGCCAAAATCATCATCGGCTATCTGGCCGGCTCCGCCTCCGTCATCGCCGACGGCATCGAAAGCGCCGGCGACGTCCTCGCCTCCGGCATCGTCCTGCTCGGCCTCACCGTCGCCGCCCGCCCCCCGGACAGAAACCACCCCTACGGCCACGGCCGCTTCGAAACCCTCACCGGCCTCGTCACCGGCCTCGGCCTCGCCGCCGTCGGCGCTGGCATCATCTGGAAGTCCCTCCAGAGTATCGATCTCCGCCACGCCCCCCCGGCCGTCTGGGCCCTCTGGCCCGTCGCCCTATCCGTCCTCGTCAAGTCCGTCCTCGCCGCCTTCAAGCTCCGCGTCGGCCGCCGAATCCGCAGCTCCGCCCTCGTCGCCGACGCCTGGAACGATTCCGTCGACATCCTCTCCGGCTCGGTCGCCCTCGCCGCCGTCGCGCTCACCCTCTACGACCCCCAGCGCTTCCTCGCCGCCGACCACTACGGCGGCGCCGTCATCGGCTGCATCGTCATCCTGCTCGGCCTCCGCGTCGTCTACGAAACCTCCCTCACCCTCATGGACACCATGCCCAGCGACGAAATGATGGCCAGCATCCGCGCCGCCGCCATGAAAGTCCCCGGCGCCCTCGACGTCGAAAAGTGTTACGCCCGCAAGACCGGCCTCCGCTATCACGTCGATCTCCACCTCGAGGTCGACCCCGAACTCACCGTCCGCCGCGGCCACGCCATCGCCGAAGAGGTCCGTAACCGCGTCAAAAACGAGCTCGCCTGGGTCGAGGACGTCCTCGTCCATGTCGAACCGTATGGAGAAAGGGCCTTCCATGGAGAATCCTGA
- a CDS encoding CDP-diacylglycerol--glycerol-3-phosphate 3-phosphatidyltransferase translates to MNLPNALTLARIFLVPLLVAVLVQEKSALGVFGWTVSHQMAALVIFLAAAGTDLLDGYLARRWNQITTVGMLLDPVADKLLISAALIALVQIHLVTAWMAVLIIGREFAVTGLRSIAAAEGFTIQASELGKSKMVAQVAAIALTLAAADWPAVHPYATAALWGAMLFGLVSAAEYARDFWRKIDESVKERRRIELLRLERERRRELRRQRRLARRGLLERTASEPKETA, encoded by the coding sequence ATGAATCTGCCGAATGCGCTGACGCTGGCGAGGATCTTTCTGGTGCCGCTGCTGGTGGCGGTGCTGGTGCAGGAGAAGTCCGCGCTGGGGGTGTTTGGGTGGACGGTCAGCCATCAGATGGCGGCGCTGGTGATCTTTCTGGCGGCGGCGGGGACGGACCTGCTGGACGGGTATCTGGCGCGGCGGTGGAACCAGATCACGACAGTGGGGATGCTGCTGGACCCGGTGGCGGACAAGCTGCTGATTTCGGCGGCGCTGATAGCGCTGGTGCAGATCCACCTGGTGACGGCATGGATGGCGGTGCTGATCATCGGGCGGGAGTTTGCGGTGACGGGGCTGCGGAGCATTGCGGCGGCGGAGGGGTTCACGATCCAGGCGAGCGAGCTGGGCAAGTCAAAGATGGTGGCGCAGGTGGCGGCGATTGCGCTGACGCTGGCAGCGGCCGACTGGCCGGCGGTGCATCCTTATGCGACAGCGGCGCTCTGGGGGGCGATGCTGTTCGGGCTGGTATCGGCGGCCGAGTACGCGCGGGACTTCTGGCGGAAGATCGACGAGAGCGTGAAGGAGCGGCGACGGATCGAGCTGCTGCGGCTGGAGCGGGAGCGGCGGCGGGAGCTGCGGCGGCAGCGCCGGCTGGCACGGCGCGGGCTGCTGGAGCGGACGGCCTCCGAGCCGAAGGAGACGGCCTGA
- the kbl gene encoding 8-amino-7-oxononanoate synthase 1 has translation MSHSNPLAYLAAQLEEMRAAGTYYRLRELQSACEPVCRADGREVINLASNNYLGLANHPKLKEAAIRAVRELGAGTGAVRTITGTMAIHMELERRIAAFKKTEACVVFQSGFAANAGTVSAILGPEDHIISDELNHASIIDGCRLSKAKIHIFRHRDAAHAGEILEGLKDEPGRKLLITDGVFSMDGDIGPLPELVEIAEKYGAIMMVDDAHASGVLGRNGRGTVDHFGVHGRVQVQVGTLSKAIGVLGGYVCGSRDLIEYLYHRARPFLFSTSHPPAVTAACMAAFELLEEEPERIERLWDNTRYFKAALRDRGFDTGASETPITPILVGEAATAHRFSAELFEEGLWATGIGYPTVPRGKARIRTIVTAAHTRQHLDRAVEILARVARRMGILPG, from the coding sequence ATGTCGCATTCCAACCCGCTTGCCTATCTTGCCGCGCAGCTTGAGGAGATGCGCGCTGCCGGAACGTATTACCGACTGAGGGAATTGCAGAGCGCCTGTGAACCGGTGTGCCGTGCCGACGGGCGCGAAGTGATCAATCTGGCATCGAACAACTATCTGGGGCTGGCCAATCACCCGAAGCTGAAGGAGGCGGCGATCCGCGCGGTGCGGGAGCTGGGGGCCGGCACGGGCGCGGTGCGGACGATCACCGGGACGATGGCGATTCACATGGAGCTGGAGCGCCGCATTGCCGCGTTCAAGAAGACGGAGGCCTGCGTGGTGTTTCAGAGCGGATTCGCGGCCAACGCGGGCACGGTGAGCGCCATTCTCGGGCCGGAGGACCACATCATCAGCGACGAGCTGAATCACGCGTCGATCATCGACGGCTGCCGGCTGTCGAAGGCGAAGATTCACATATTCCGTCACCGCGACGCGGCTCACGCCGGGGAGATTCTGGAGGGGCTGAAAGACGAACCTGGGCGGAAGCTGCTGATCACCGATGGGGTGTTTTCGATGGACGGCGACATTGGCCCGCTGCCGGAGCTTGTGGAGATCGCCGAGAAGTACGGGGCGATCATGATGGTGGACGACGCGCACGCATCGGGCGTGCTGGGCCGCAACGGGCGCGGAACGGTGGATCATTTTGGGGTTCACGGGCGGGTGCAGGTGCAGGTGGGGACGCTGAGCAAGGCGATCGGGGTGCTGGGCGGGTATGTGTGCGGCAGCCGGGACCTGATCGAATACCTGTATCACCGGGCGCGGCCGTTCCTGTTTTCGACCTCTCACCCGCCGGCGGTGACGGCGGCGTGCATGGCGGCGTTCGAGCTGCTGGAGGAAGAACCGGAGCGGATCGAGCGGCTGTGGGACAACACGCGGTACTTCAAGGCGGCGCTGCGGGATCGGGGATTTGACACGGGGGCGAGCGAGACGCCGATCACGCCGATCCTGGTGGGGGAGGCGGCGACCGCGCACCGGTTTTCCGCGGAGCTGTTTGAGGAGGGGCTGTGGGCGACGGGCATCGGGTATCCGACGGTGCCGCGGGGCAAGGCACGGATCCGCACGATCGTCACGGCCGCCCATACGCGCCAACATCTGGACCGGGCGGTGGAGATTTTGGCCCGGGTGGCGCGGCGGATGGGGATTCTGCCCGGGTGA
- a CDS encoding galactonate dehydratase has protein sequence MLGLLGLPRMRVTRVRLYRSPISRPMINQSFHVVTVETDAGITGIGEGGTPDLIRQAAPLLIGEDARQTDALWQLMYRGLFYPAGREMLDAIGALDMALWDIRAKALNVPLYQILGGKSREYIECYSTAFPRKGSLRETARACIEAGFRVYRTSVADPDQGAPFDARAMVKRTVEQCREIREGVGADGGWAIDYHTRLDFADAVRLSAQLEPLEPVFAEDLVRSENKSIYRQLRGAVRLPIAVGEQFGDRWEIHELVEEHLIDWCRVSLPNCGGITEFMKICALCETHYVGMAPHFTGPVGEAALVHCLLGYPGPVLMEMLGDGRRDVPYLAEHYDFRNGKLWPNERPGLGVTFDSSRVPMVAEVTEGAKPLPIFRRPDGSLTNW, from the coding sequence TTGCTGGGGCTGCTCGGGTTGCCGAGGATGCGCGTCACGCGGGTGCGGCTGTACCGTTCGCCGATCTCGCGGCCGATGATCAACCAGAGCTTTCATGTGGTGACGGTGGAGACGGACGCCGGCATTACCGGCATCGGCGAGGGAGGCACGCCGGATCTGATCCGGCAGGCGGCGCCGTTGCTGATTGGGGAAGACGCGCGGCAGACGGATGCGCTGTGGCAACTGATGTACCGTGGGCTGTTTTATCCGGCGGGCCGGGAGATGCTGGACGCGATTGGAGCGCTGGACATGGCGCTGTGGGACATCCGGGCCAAGGCGCTGAACGTGCCGCTGTATCAGATATTGGGCGGAAAATCGCGGGAATATATCGAGTGTTATTCGACGGCATTTCCGCGCAAAGGGTCGCTGCGGGAGACGGCGCGGGCATGCATTGAAGCGGGGTTCCGGGTCTACCGCACGTCGGTGGCCGATCCCGACCAGGGCGCGCCGTTTGACGCCCGGGCCATGGTGAAGCGGACGGTGGAGCAGTGCCGCGAGATCCGCGAGGGGGTGGGAGCGGATGGCGGATGGGCGATTGATTATCACACGCGGCTTGATTTCGCCGATGCGGTGCGGCTGAGCGCGCAGCTTGAACCGCTGGAGCCGGTTTTTGCCGAAGACCTGGTGCGGAGCGAGAACAAGTCCATCTATCGCCAGTTGCGCGGGGCGGTGCGTCTTCCGATTGCAGTTGGGGAGCAGTTCGGCGACCGGTGGGAGATTCATGAGCTGGTTGAGGAGCACCTGATCGACTGGTGCCGGGTGTCGCTGCCGAACTGCGGCGGCATCACCGAGTTCATGAAGATCTGCGCGCTGTGCGAGACGCACTATGTGGGCATGGCCCCGCACTTTACCGGGCCGGTGGGCGAGGCGGCGCTGGTGCACTGCCTGCTGGGCTATCCGGGGCCGGTGCTGATGGAGATGCTGGGCGACGGGCGGCGGGATGTGCCGTATCTGGCGGAGCACTATGATTTCCGCAACGGAAAGCTTTGGCCGAACGAGCGGCCGGGGCTTGGCGTGACGTTTGATTCTTCGCGCGTGCCGATGGTGGCTGAAGTGACGGAAGGCGCCAAGCCGCTGCCGATTTTCCGCCGTCCGGACGGATCGCTGACGAACTGGTGA
- a CDS encoding ABC transporter ATP-binding protein has product MRNGNAQRVDDEAPLRGVNLAKSYATPGGELLVFSGVNVEVRRGERVALTGESGTGKSTLLHLLGLLDAPTAGAVLVHGQEASSLPEEKLAELRNRSIGFVWQMNTLLAEFTALENAMMPLLIRGVRKAEAEEKARGLLGEVGLEARAGHLAGELSGGEQQRVALARALAGDPAILLADEPTGNLDERTAAQVMELMERVHESRRLATLYVTHNREFARRAHRVLRLEGGRLREE; this is encoded by the coding sequence ATGAGGAACGGGAATGCACAGCGAGTGGACGACGAGGCGCCGCTGCGGGGCGTGAATCTGGCCAAGAGCTATGCGACGCCTGGGGGCGAGCTGCTGGTGTTCAGCGGGGTGAACGTCGAGGTGCGGCGCGGGGAGCGGGTAGCGCTGACGGGGGAGAGCGGGACGGGCAAATCGACGCTGCTGCACCTGCTGGGCCTGCTGGACGCGCCGACGGCGGGGGCGGTGCTGGTGCACGGGCAGGAGGCGAGTTCGCTGCCGGAAGAGAAGCTGGCGGAGCTGCGCAACCGCTCGATCGGGTTCGTGTGGCAGATGAACACGCTGCTGGCTGAATTCACCGCCCTGGAGAACGCGATGATGCCGCTGCTGATTCGCGGGGTGCGGAAGGCCGAGGCGGAGGAGAAGGCGCGCGGGCTGCTTGGCGAGGTGGGCCTCGAGGCGCGGGCGGGGCATCTGGCGGGGGAGCTGAGCGGAGGCGAGCAGCAGCGGGTGGCGCTGGCGCGCGCGCTGGCCGGGGATCCGGCGATTCTGCTGGCCGATGAGCCGACCGGGAATCTGGACGAGCGGACGGCGGCGCAGGTGATGGAGCTGATGGAACGCGTGCACGAGAGCCGGCGGCTGGCGACGCTGTATGTGACGCACAACCGCGAGTTCGCCCGCAGGGCCCACCGCGTGCTGCGGCTGGAAGGAGGGCGGCTGCGGGAGGAGTGA
- the clpC gene encoding ATP-dependent Clp protease ATP-binding subunit ClpC produces MFERYTEKARRVIFFARYEACQFGSPYIETEHLLLGLLREDKLLANRFLRSQANIESIKKEIEARTATREKVPTTVDLPLSTESKRVLAYAAEEAERLGHKHIGTEHLLLGLLREDKCFAAELLHERGLRLNHVREEIARATGEKSAPAARASKESSLLNEFSRDLTQAAADGQLDPLIGRDYELERVIQILCRRTKNNPVLIGEPGVGKTAIVEGLAQRIVDGEVPSFLADKRILALDLSLIVAGTKYRGQFEERLKTIMKELMESQNAIIFIDELHTLVGAGSAEGSLDAANILKPALSRGEIQCIGATTPAEYRKSIEKDRSLERRFQAVKVPPPSEEDACRILFGIKERYEKFHAVAYTDEAIRTAVYASSRFIPDRFLPDKAIDLIDEAGARVKLKQTTLPPEVAEVQKRIKFIVHRMETAIANHEFEKARFYSDEERRERENLRQLREKYNLDDTATGVVTKEDIEEVVARWTGVPVTAIKEEEAQKLLRIEQELHKRVVSQDKAINALARAIRRSRAGLKSPKRPAGCFLFLGPTGVGKTEVAKALAEFLFGSEKALIRFDMSEFMEKHSVSKLIGSPPGYVGYEEGGQLTERVKRNPYSIILLDEIEKAHPDVYNILLQVFEDGQLTDGLGNTVDFKNTIIIMTSNLGARFLDKRGQLGFHAQETAGIPQKVEEMVQSEVKRAFNPEFLNRLDEIILFTSLTDEDLLKIIDLMVGQLNQNLAAKGIKVRLHPDASKYILEKTCSDRSYGARPLRRALQKYVEDPLSEALIQGVIRENSEYEVYLGDTGIFCRQISPEGDVATVGAGSGPQPISLYPF; encoded by the coding sequence ATGTTTGAACGTTACACGGAAAAGGCGAGAAGGGTGATCTTCTTCGCCCGGTACGAGGCCTGCCAGTTCGGCAGTCCCTACATTGAGACCGAGCATCTGCTGCTCGGCCTGCTGAGGGAAGACAAGCTCCTGGCGAACCGTTTTCTGCGGTCGCAGGCCAACATTGAGTCGATCAAGAAGGAGATCGAGGCACGGACAGCGACGCGGGAGAAGGTGCCGACGACGGTGGACCTGCCGCTGTCGACCGAGTCCAAGCGGGTGCTGGCCTATGCGGCGGAAGAGGCCGAGCGGCTGGGGCACAAGCACATTGGCACGGAGCACCTGCTGCTGGGGCTGTTGCGGGAAGACAAGTGCTTTGCGGCCGAGCTGCTGCATGAGCGGGGCCTGCGGCTGAACCACGTGCGGGAAGAGATTGCGCGCGCCACGGGCGAGAAGAGCGCGCCGGCGGCGCGTGCGTCGAAGGAATCGTCGCTGCTCAATGAATTCAGCCGGGACCTGACGCAGGCGGCCGCCGACGGGCAACTGGATCCGCTGATCGGGCGCGATTATGAGCTGGAGCGCGTGATCCAGATTCTGTGCCGGCGGACGAAGAACAATCCGGTGTTGATTGGCGAGCCGGGGGTTGGCAAGACGGCGATTGTGGAGGGGCTGGCGCAGCGCATTGTGGACGGCGAGGTGCCGAGCTTTCTGGCCGACAAGCGGATTCTGGCGCTGGACCTGAGCCTGATTGTGGCGGGGACGAAGTACCGCGGCCAGTTTGAGGAGCGGCTCAAGACGATCATGAAGGAGCTGATGGAGAGCCAGAACGCCATCATCTTCATCGACGAGCTGCACACGCTGGTGGGCGCGGGTTCGGCCGAAGGGTCGCTGGACGCGGCCAACATTCTGAAGCCGGCGCTGAGCCGGGGCGAGATCCAGTGTATTGGGGCAACGACGCCGGCCGAGTATCGCAAGAGCATTGAGAAAGACCGGTCGCTGGAGCGGCGCTTCCAGGCGGTGAAGGTGCCGCCGCCGTCGGAGGAGGACGCGTGCCGGATCCTGTTCGGGATCAAGGAGCGGTATGAGAAGTTCCACGCGGTGGCTTACACCGACGAGGCGATCCGCACGGCCGTTTACGCTTCGAGCCGTTTCATTCCGGACCGATTCCTGCCGGACAAGGCGATTGACCTGATCGACGAGGCGGGTGCGCGGGTGAAGCTGAAGCAGACGACGCTGCCGCCGGAGGTGGCCGAGGTGCAGAAGCGGATCAAGTTCATCGTGCACCGGATGGAGACGGCGATCGCCAACCACGAGTTTGAGAAGGCGCGGTTTTACAGCGACGAAGAGCGCCGCGAGCGGGAAAACCTGCGGCAGCTTCGGGAGAAGTACAACCTGGACGACACGGCCACGGGGGTCGTGACGAAGGAAGACATCGAGGAAGTGGTGGCGCGCTGGACGGGCGTGCCGGTGACGGCGATCAAGGAAGAAGAGGCGCAGAAGCTGCTGCGGATCGAGCAGGAGCTGCACAAGCGGGTGGTGAGCCAGGACAAGGCGATCAACGCGCTGGCGAGGGCCATCCGGCGTTCGCGCGCGGGGCTGAAGTCGCCGAAGCGGCCGGCGGGATGCTTCCTGTTCCTCGGGCCGACGGGCGTGGGCAAGACGGAAGTGGCCAAGGCGCTGGCGGAGTTTCTGTTCGGCAGCGAGAAGGCGCTGATCCGTTTCGACATGAGCGAGTTCATGGAGAAGCACTCGGTGTCGAAGCTGATCGGGTCGCCGCCGGGCTATGTGGGCTATGAAGAGGGCGGCCAGCTGACCGAGCGCGTGAAGCGGAACCCGTATTCGATCATCCTGCTGGACGAGATCGAGAAGGCGCACCCGGACGTCTACAACATTCTGCTTCAGGTGTTCGAGGACGGGCAGTTGACCGACGGGCTTGGCAATACGGTCGACTTCAAGAACACGATCATCATCATGACGTCGAACCTGGGAGCGCGCTTCCTGGACAAGCGGGGCCAGCTTGGCTTCCACGCGCAGGAGACGGCGGGCATCCCGCAAAAGGTGGAAGAGATGGTCCAGAGCGAGGTGAAACGGGCCTTCAATCCGGAGTTTCTGAACCGTCTGGACGAGATCATCCTGTTCACGTCGCTCACCGACGAGGACCTGCTGAAGATCATCGACCTGATGGTGGGCCAGCTCAACCAGAACCTGGCCGCGAAGGGGATCAAGGTGCGGCTGCATCCGGACGCGTCGAAGTACATTCTCGAGAAGACATGTTCGGACCGCAGCTATGGCGCGCGGCCGCTGCGGCGGGCCTTGCAGAAGTATGTGGAGGACCCGCTGTCGGAGGCGCTCATCCAGGGCGTGATCCGGGAGAACTCCGAGTACGAGGTGTATCTCGGCGACACGGGGATCTTCTGCCGGCAGATTTCGCCCGAGGGGGACGTGGCGACGGTGGGTGCGGGTTCGGGGCCGCAGCCGATTTCGCTGTATCCGTTCTGA
- the ribE gene encoding riboflavin synthase subunit alpha codes for MFTGIVEETGVVAGLEPRAGGARIQVECSLVTEGLREGDSVCVSGACLTAVEIRAGGFAADVSRETLERTTLGEARMGTLVNLERALPASGRLGGHIVQGHVDGVGVIRRFEERGGGDWWLEVEAPEEVAPYLVYKGSIAVDGISLTVARVDGPVFAVAVIPHTWRNTTLRSARPGRRVNLETDILAKYVAKLLERLEARPERLTVEKLRQLGY; via the coding sequence ATGTTCACCGGCATTGTCGAAGAGACGGGCGTGGTGGCCGGACTGGAGCCGCGCGCTGGCGGGGCGCGAATCCAGGTGGAGTGTTCGCTGGTCACGGAAGGACTGAGGGAAGGCGACAGCGTCTGCGTCAGCGGGGCGTGTCTGACGGCCGTTGAGATCCGCGCCGGCGGGTTTGCCGCCGATGTGTCGCGCGAGACGCTGGAGCGGACGACGCTGGGCGAGGCAAGGATGGGGACGCTGGTGAATCTGGAACGCGCGCTGCCGGCCAGCGGGCGGCTGGGGGGACACATTGTGCAGGGGCATGTGGACGGCGTGGGCGTGATCCGGCGGTTTGAGGAGCGCGGCGGCGGCGACTGGTGGCTGGAGGTGGAAGCGCCCGAGGAAGTGGCGCCGTATCTGGTGTACAAGGGCTCGATCGCGGTGGACGGCATCAGCCTCACGGTTGCGCGCGTGGACGGGCCGGTGTTTGCGGTGGCGGTGATCCCGCACACCTGGCGGAACACGACGCTGCGGAGCGCGCGGCCGGGCCGGCGCGTGAATCTGGAGACGGACATTCTGGCCAAGTACGTGGCGAAGCTGCTGGAGCGGTTGGAGGCGCGGCCGGAGAGACTGACGGTGGAGAAGCTGCGCCAGCTTGGCTATTGA
- the ybjZ gene encoding ABC transporter ATP-binding protein, with protein sequence MKPVRVHVELGENIRMAIDAVWTHRFRSALTILGIVIGICTVVTIGSITSGLRQGIVTFFAEFGPDNIFVNRFDRDPNAPGSPKELKRKPILPEYAAYIKANIRAVEDVALELFISSETSGLITARVPGFETDNLMLVGFSANAFDLQPRELAEGRVYTPQEEARAARVCLIGPQIKEALFPDGRALGKTITVAGAEYTVLGVFAPAKGGFFGQNGQDMQIVIPYETARLRFPTEERLILVAKARPGMRDEAYDEIRQLLRRLRHTPPGLPDDFGLSTTDQIIKRLDSILSMVVLVSIALSSLGLMVGGIGVMNIMLVSVTERTREIGVRKAIGARRIDIVIQFLTEAVTLTGFGGLLGIIIAILVTLLIGKLVPALAASVPLWALLLGLATSVTVGVFFGTWPAVKAANLDPVEALRYE encoded by the coding sequence ATGAAACCCGTCCGTGTCCACGTCGAACTCGGCGAAAACATCCGCATGGCCATCGACGCCGTCTGGACGCACCGTTTCCGCAGCGCGCTCACCATTCTCGGCATCGTCATCGGCATCTGCACCGTGGTCACCATCGGCAGCATCACCAGCGGCCTCCGCCAGGGAATTGTCACATTTTTCGCCGAATTCGGTCCGGATAATATTTTTGTGAACCGCTTTGACCGCGATCCCAACGCCCCGGGATCGCCCAAAGAACTGAAAAGAAAACCCATTTTGCCCGAATATGCCGCCTATATCAAGGCCAATATCCGTGCCGTGGAAGACGTCGCGCTCGAACTTTTCATCTCCTCGGAAACCAGCGGACTCATCACCGCCAGGGTTCCCGGCTTTGAAACCGACAACCTCATGCTCGTCGGCTTCAGCGCCAATGCCTTTGACCTCCAGCCCCGCGAACTCGCCGAAGGCCGCGTTTACACGCCACAGGAAGAGGCCCGCGCCGCCCGCGTCTGCCTCATCGGCCCGCAGATCAAGGAAGCGCTGTTCCCCGACGGGCGGGCCCTCGGCAAAACCATCACCGTGGCTGGCGCCGAATATACCGTCCTCGGGGTCTTCGCCCCGGCCAAGGGCGGCTTCTTCGGCCAGAACGGCCAGGACATGCAGATTGTCATCCCCTATGAAACTGCCCGGCTCCGCTTCCCCACCGAAGAGCGCCTCATCCTCGTCGCCAAAGCGCGCCCGGGCATGCGCGACGAGGCCTATGACGAGATCCGCCAGCTCCTCCGCCGCCTCCGCCACACGCCTCCCGGCCTGCCGGACGACTTCGGCCTCAGCACCACCGACCAGATCATCAAACGGCTCGACAGCATCCTCAGCATGGTCGTCCTGGTCTCCATCGCCCTGTCCAGCCTCGGGCTCATGGTCGGCGGCATCGGCGTCATGAACATCATGCTCGTCTCGGTCACCGAACGCACGCGCGAAATCGGCGTCCGCAAGGCCATCGGCGCGCGCCGCATCGACATCGTCATCCAGTTCCTCACCGAAGCTGTCACTCTCACCGGCTTCGGCGGCCTGCTGGGCATCATCATCGCCATCCTCGTCACGCTGCTCATCGGAAAACTCGTGCCCGCGCTGGCCGCCTCCGTGCCGCTCTGGGCCCTGCTGCTCGGCCTGGCCACCTCCGTCACTGTCGGCGTCTTCTTCGGTACCTGGCCGGCGGTCAAAGCCGCCAACCTCGACCCCGTCGAAGCCCTCCGCTACGAATAG